In a single window of the Larimichthys crocea isolate SSNF chromosome XVII, L_crocea_2.0, whole genome shotgun sequence genome:
- the LOC109136699 gene encoding tumor necrosis factor receptor superfamily member 5 isoform X2, translated as MPSKRMFGASTSTTGPILILFMMISGGCSLKCQQSEYELGERCCRLCPAGKFVIRDCTQCVSTICTPCAEGTYMNQPTGAIVCPDCTNCDADSGLKTKTLCTRTSDTVCEPLEGFHCVDSTDGGCRAAETHSSCGPGQFISRKGTALSDTVCSNCTEGTFSNGTLTSCHLHTKCEAMKVIKPGSVSADAECGENNSKCTIASVALCVSFLIVSIIIVSAPRCCIKRKESDHRETGTELRTISNGAQLSSSVQVHTGDGDSHQNSEHEETNGLVNGLVSGLVNGTV; from the exons ATGCCATCCAAAAGGATGTTTGGAGCAAGCACTTCGACAACTGGACCAATTCTG ATTCTATTCATGATGATCTCTGGAGGATGTTCCCTTAAATGTCAACAGTCGGAGTATGAGCTAGGGGAACGATGCTGTCGTTTGTGTCCAGCTG GAAAATTTGTTATAAGAGACTGCACACAGTGCGTATCTACTATCTGTACGCCCTGCGCTGAGGGGACCTACATGAATCAGCCTACAGGAGCGATAGTATGTCCTGACTGTACAAACTGTGATGCAG ACTCTGGGTTGAAAACAAAGACGCTGTGTACAAGAACATCAGATACGGTTTGTGAACCTCTGGAGGGATTCCACTGTGTGGACTCTACAGATGGAGGATGTAGGGCAGCAGAGACACACTCGAGCTGTGGTCCAGGACAGTTCATCAGTAGAAAAG GGACAGCGCTGTCGGACACGGTCTGCTCTAACTGCACCGAAGGAACATTTTCAAATGGCACATTAACTTCCTGTCATCTACACACAAA ATGTGAAGCAATGAAAGTGATAAAACCAGGAAGTGTTTCAGCTGATGCTGAATGTGGAGAAAACAATTCAAAATGTACAATTGCAAGTGTTGCACTTTGTGTGTCCTTTTTGATTGTTTCAATTATTATAGTATCTGCACCAAGATGCTGCATAAAAAGGAAGGAATCTGACCACAGAG aaaCTGGAACAGAGCTGAGGACCATCTCAAACGG TGCTCAACTTTCATCCAGCGTCCAAGTCCACACCGGTGATGGTGACAGTCATCAGAACAGTGAGCATGAAGAAACCAATGGGCTGGTCAATGGGCTGGTCAGTGGGCTGGTCAATGGTACtgtctaa